The proteins below come from a single Danaus plexippus chromosome 20, MEX_DaPlex, whole genome shotgun sequence genomic window:
- the LOC116773831 gene encoding zinc finger MYM-type protein 3, with the protein MDEKEIPENLGENDNETGDGINTTDIKEVSENNCTKSEENSECGPSEPNSIQNHLECDVIKSDIVEKSEKCDEQGDVEVSVSVGDDTKDIGEIQKEELQEISELDNESVEPEKEIQDLEKQVLDSDSKHDVPLEKPSLCDANEGVSKSEISEELVVNNATDPTVSKELLEEDSAVTKLETDETRNAECIEDIKLSIDNPDTENSECIENIKSNIDNPDTENKSPNIESITKEPSQEHANEANEEDYEKREVGKPEFETAPNVSMDDHHEDHTQALDPFDALLKDRTDAAETSETATQADLSSINIDDDDHHNADDAHDMIPDDEDEHHPDDESGIPVITEQPGADEEVCLLPDTEREISEADKAAAEKVLAEKRKRDEEAALAELAMPKEEAEASESNEGVAEEQVQEDVNESLEGEGEGESEISTGDASQDNVGEKENDQEDAVDYEQEEPEPNSIRQISATDSVCVQCNEEKSCQYRYSDKDGAVHYICVLSCVKLFQAAHAGQYIVVNKKYMVEEIAPKILTCSECEEKKTCYFYYNFDGEDTNYCSVECLHSMMADERDKYTFKRRRITVEEKSPKEDQCCVCESTKECIYSLTRYGQQLWICEQTCLRAINCKENGRYLLRKKRVQRVQAQKPVKTNPPLLKLKVISNATDKYLDEAYKVQGKTPAMVQAAREERERTFIRSCMNCHMILNNEEKMLTWEAMDYCNETCLGRYQNKFGSKCTNCKVHVQHTSIGKYCVRFGYNIRQFCNSACLEDFKKGLKICCYCQKDISDGSQGFLAPVGDKGQFKDFCSQLCMEKFDKMSKNPVPRPVWAKCAVCSLEKATTIEVEVAPDESQRLCSDPCFAAFKFVNNIFPDQCRWCKIYFERKISQFFTIYEGSSPQCFCSKSCMNIYISNSRHIVPCNWCKVKKYNFDMIKRVQPNGQDIMMCSVNCLNLYQVSINAVSSRRTKCDLCKNSALAQYHLTMSDATVRNFCTYQCVMTFQGQYSKQPAPLMSGDSIDQQKAVPTGAPRRTYNANTHKNNTMKCQNRSGSGMPVISNVQSLAAPPPLVPTNARNKTKRVTPEENAAEPAIPQPPRPPTPPPPPPKIYNHVIVKTLPPQEVANKATMSKPMMVSKGVSCRPHPCTKECQTDPSLERRVLIPVPVPIYVPVPCVMWSLPFPVPVPIPIPIPTPVFIPTTRNSAKGIMKEINKIHDKMPTDPFEAELLMMAEMVAGDKKKDHSDSDTEDENEEGFSPVAGMDGNNAFGEDVLQMALKMATEYEDQPVDLESAMTANTITPSSHPGMPGLEGEGMHQHHMMVLEQQRAVAALRASSVGGVGVGGVGVGVGVARKRAPAVAPRGRPSKRRREPAPAPPPDPPREPQEKPDANMCLKYTFGVNAWKQWVMTKNAEIEKSSIRRKPFKSEILQLTADELNYSLCLFVKEVRKPNGSEYAPDTIYYLVLGIQQYLFENGRIDNIFTDPYYEKFTDCLDEVARKFSVLYNDSQYIVTRVEEEHLWESKQLGAHSPHVLLSTLMFFNTKHFNLVTVEEHMQLSFSHIMKHWKRNPNQPGQAKIPGSRNVLLRFYPPQSALEANSRKKKVYEQQENEENPLRCPVKLYEFYISKCPESVRTRNDVFYLQPERSCVPDSPVWYSTQPLSRAALAKMLHRVKMVKEINIALLTS; encoded by the exons ATGGATGAAAAAGAAATACCTGAGAATCTCGGTGAAAACGACAATGAGACCGGTGATGGGATAAATACGACTGACATAAAAGAAGTAAGCGAAAATAATTGTACTAAAAGTGAAGAAAATAGTGAATGTGGACCAAGTGAACCTAATAGTATACAAAATCATCTAGAATGTGACGTTATCAAAAGTGATATTGTAGAAAAGAGTGAAAAATGTGACGAACAAGGTGATGTAGAAGTATCTGTCAGTGTTGGTGATGATACAAAAGATATAGGAGAGATTCAAAAAG aggaACTTCAAGAAATCTCAGAATTAGACAATGAATCAGTAGAGccagaaaaagaaatacaagATTTAGAAAAGCAAGTTTTAGACTCAGATTCAAAACATGATGTCCCTCTGGAGAAACCTAGCTTGTGTGATGCTAATGAAGGAGTTTCTAAATCTGAAATTAGTGAAGAGCTTGTTGTTAACAATGCCACAGACCCCACTGTATCAAAAGAACTATTGGAAGAAGATAGTGCAGTTACAAAATTAGAGACTGATGAAACCCGCAATGCTGAATGTATAGAGgacataaaattaagtattgaCAACCCTGATACTGAAAATTCTGAATGtatagaaaacataaaatcaaatattgacAACCCTGacactgaaaataaaagtcCTAATATAGAAAGTATAACAAAAGAACCGAGTCAAGAACATGCAAATGAGGCTAATGAAGAGGATTATGAAAAAAGGGAGGTCGGCAAACCCGAGTTTGAAACAGCCCCTAATGTGTCTATGGATGATCACCACGAAGATCATACACAG GCTCTAGACCCATTTGATGCTCTTTTGAAAGACCGAACAGATGCAGCGGAAACATCAGAGACAGCCACTCAAGCTGATTTGTCCTCAATTAATATAGATGATGATGATCACCACAACGCCGATGATGCCCATGATATGATTCCTGATGATGAAGATGAACATCATCCGG ACGATGAGAGTGGAATACCAGTTATAACAGAGCAACCAGGAGCTGATGAAGAGGTATGCTTGTTACCCGACACCGAAAGAGAAATATCTGAGGCTGATAAAGCGGCTGCTGAAAAGGTTTTAGCTGAGAAGAGAAAAAGAGATGAAG AAGCTGCACTTGCAGAATTGGCTATGCCCAAAGAGGAAGCTGAAGCGAGTGAATCTAATGAAGGTGTTGCAGAAGAACAGGTGCAGGAAGATGTAAACGAAAGTCTGGAAGGGGAGGGGGAGGGGGAGTCTGAAATATCCACGGGAGATGCTTCACAGGATAATGTAGGGG AAAAAGAAAACGATCAGGAAGATGCAGTCGATTACGAACAGGAAGAGCCAGAACCTAACTCAATTCGACAAATAAGCGCCACCGACTCCGTCTGTGTACAGTGTAACGAAGAGAAGTCATGTCAGTACAGATATTCAGACAAAGACGGAGCCGTACATTATATATGCGTTCTCAGTTGTGTTAAATTGTTCCAAGCGGCGCACGCGGGGCAGTACAtcgttgtaaataaaaaatatatggtcgAAGAAATTGCACCCAAAATACTGACGTGCTCGGAATGCGAGGAGAAAAAGACATGCTACTTTTATTACAACTTCGACGGCGAAGACACGAACTACTGTTCAGTAGAGTGTCTGCACAGCATGATGGCGGATGAAAGAGACAAGTACACGTTCAAAAGACGAAGGATCACCGTCGAGGAAAAGTCGCCCAAGGAAGATCAATGTTGCGTCTGTGAGAGCACCAAGGAGTGTATATATAGTTTGACGCGCTACGGACAACAACTTTGGATTTGTGAACAAACATGCCTCAGGGCGATCAATTGTAAAGAAAACGGCAGGTATTTATTGAGAAAGAAGAGAGTGCAACGAGTGCAAGCACAAAAACCCGTCAAGACTAATCCGCCCCTGCTGAAACTCAAAGTTATTAGTAATGCGactgataaatatttagacgAGGCTTACAAAGTGCAAGGAAAGACGCCGGCGATGGTTCAAGCGGCCAGGGAAGAGAGGGAACGGACGTTTATAAGGTCTTGCATGAATTGTCACATGATCCTCAATAATGAGGAAAAAATGCTAACGTGGGAAGCTATGGACTATTGTAACGAGACATGTCTGGGAAGATATCAGAATAAATTCGGTTCCAAATGCACCAATTGCAAAGTGCACGTGCAGCATACGAGCATAGGGAAGTACTGCGTCAGGTTCGGATATAATATACGACAGTTCTGTAACTCGGCGTGTTTGGAGGACTTCAAAAAGGGTTTGAAAATTTGTTGTTACTGTCAGAAAGATATATCGGACGGCAGTCAAGGGTTCCTAGCGCCGGTGGGCGACAAGGGCCAGTTCAAAGACTTCTGTTCGCAGCTATGTATGGAGAAGTTCGACAAGATGAGCAAGAACCCAGTTCCTAGGCCTGTttgggcgaagtgcgcggtcTGTTCGCTGGAGAAAGCTACCACAATCGAGGTGGAAGTCGCTCCCGATGAATCACAAAGACTGTGCTCCGATCCTTGTTTTGCTGCTTTCAAATTCGTCAACAACATTTTCCCTG ATCAGTGCCGAtggtgtaaaatatattttgagagGAAAATAAGTCAATTTTTTACGATATACGAGGGTTCATCACCCCAGTGTTTCTGTTCCAAGTCCTGTATGAATATCTATATAAGTAATTCTAGGCACATAGTACCCTGTAACTGGTGCAAAGTTAAAAAGTACAATTTCGATATGATCAAACGCGTCCAACCCAACGGCCAGGACATTATGATGTGCTCCGTAAACTGCCTGAATCTATATCAAGTGTCCATCAACGCTGTGTCCTCGAGGAG AACGAAATGTGACCTGTGCAAGAATTCTGCTCTGGCTCAATATCACCTCACCATGTCCGACGCCACAGTCCGAAACTTCTGTACATACCAGTGTGTGATGACATTCCAG gGACAATATTCAAAACAACCGGCCCCGTTAATGTCTGGAGATTCTATCGACCAACAGAAAGCCGTTCCCACGGGCGCCCCCAGGCGCACGTATAACGCGAACACTCACAAAAATAACA CTATGAAGTGTCAAAACCGATCCGGTTCAGGCATGCCGGTGATATCCAACGTGCAGTCATTAGCTGCGCCGCCGCCTCTAGTGCCTACGAACGCTCGCAACAAGACCAAACGAGTAACACCCGAGGAGAACGCGGCGGAGCCCGCCATCCCGCAACCGCCTAGACCGCCCACACCCCCACCACCGCCCCCCAAGATATACAACCACGTGATCGTCAAGACCCTCCCGCCACAGGAAGTCGCCAACAAAGCCACTATGTCCAAACCCATGATGGTGTCCAAAGGAGTGTCGTGTAGACCCCATCCATGTACGAAAGAGTGTCAGACAGACCCCAGCCTGGAGCGTCGTGTTCTGATACCGGTTCCAGTTCCTATATACGTTCCGGTCCCCTGTGTGATGTGGTCGCTTCCGTTTCCGGTCCCCGTGCCCATACCGATTCCCATACCGACGCCGGTGTTCATACCAACTACGAGGAATTCGGCTAAGGGCataatgaaagaaattaataagatcCATGACAAAATGCCGACGGATCCCTTCGAGGCTGAACTACTGATGATGGCGGAGATGGTGGCGGGAGACAAGAAGAAGGATCACAGCGACTCGGACACCGAGGACGAGAACG AGGAAGGTTTCAGTCCGGTGGCCGGTATGGACGGTAACAATGCGTTCGGCGAGGACGTGCTGCAGATGGCATTGAAAATGGCCACCGAGTACGAAGACCAGCCCGTGGACCTGGAGTCAGCTATGACCGCCAACACCATCACACCCAGCTCACATCCCGGAATGCCAG GTCTAGAAGGCGAGGGCATGCACCAGCACCATATGATGGTACTGGAACAGCAGCGCGCTGTGGCGGCCCTGCGCGCATCTAGCGTGGGCGGCGTGGGCGTGGGCGGTGTGGGTGTAGGCGTGGGCGTTGCTCGGAAACGAGCGCCCGCGGTTGCGCCTCGTGGGCGACCCTCCAAGCGACGGCGGGAGCCAGCGCCCGCGCCGCCGCCCGACCCGCCTCGCGAACCACAGGAGAAACCGGATGCTAATATGTGTCTTAAG TACACTTTCGGCGTCAACGCGTGGAAGCAATGGGTGATGACGAAGAACGCAGAAATAGAGAAGAGTTCGATAAGACGAAAACCTTTTAAATCTGAAATATTACAGCTGACGGCCGACGAGTTGAACTATTCcctttgtttgtttgttaaagaGGTGCGGAAACCTAACGGCAGTGAATACGCACCGgacactatttattatttggttttaG GAATTCAACAGTATCTGTTTGAAAACGGTAGGATAGACAATATATTCACGGATCCATATTACGAAAAGTTCACCGACTGTTTGGACGAAGTTGCTAgaaaattttcagttttatataacGATTCCC AGTACATCGTGACCCGTGTGGAGGAGGAGCACCTCTGGGAGAGTAAACAACTCGGCGCACACTCTCCACACGTGCTGTTGTCAACTCTAATGTTCTTTAACACCAAACATTTTAATCTAGTA ACGGTAGAGGAACACATGCAATTATCATTCTCACATATAATGAAGCACTGGAAGCGAAATCCCAACCAGCCGGGACAAGCCAAAATACCCGGCTCTAGGAACGTTCTGCTCAGATTCTACCCTCCACAGTCAGCTCTAG AGGCGAATTCAAGAAAAAAGAAAGTTTATGAACAACAAGAGAATGAGGAGAACCCGCTGAGATGTCccgttaaattatatgaattttatatatcgaaATG TCCCGAGTCAGTCCGTACAAGAAACGACGTATTCTATCTACAGCCCGAGCGTTCCTGTGTTCCTGACTCGCCGGTGTGGTACTCCACACAGCCTCTCAGTAGAGCAGCACTCGCTAAGATGTTACACAGAGTTAAGATGGTTAAAGAGATAAACATCGCACTGCTCACCAGCTAA
- the LOC116773838 gene encoding chromatin-remodeling ATPase INO80: MSEKSLVGKTALKRHEVARPIHIQRLEAALDIRPFVNQVEGILNSDGDSDSEEDSDGKSMANEMSKGDKDMHGVVTTRQERQSDQLRLYNLSSVGEERQWLRDVLLSSESESSSEDDTPAAKERRIKLLLKERYFHNKYAKSYYKDSGNSRYMYYGAGLLSTIDRYPERRISRPLPPARGRRGRPAERGSSRGLQRNRRGRAKEGRTDGSDAPDGVDWEEQLRNLKEENDTDEFTISEKPGPRGRKKLSSLKSPEALTARRRRHWQLLVKKELGKVQRSRTATHRELMLQRKRLATLCCKHWRHVAMQSQKNMKETVWRCKRLSREMQAYWRRYDRAERETRRRLEREAEEQRKMDVELMEAKRQRRKLNFLITQTELYAHFMQRKLNATEDVDDDTDRILMQLDEDRDPRLSAIDNYDSEAMKELASRNAREAFQAERARTSAPEGTDEKERRRDHDQPEIFRGTLKGYQLKGMNWLANLYDQGISGILADEMGLGKTVQCIAFLCHVAERLGVWGPFLVVSPASTLHNWQQEMQRFVPDFKVVPYWGSPSERKILRQFWERKDLHTPQAAFHVVVTSYQIVVSDLKYLNRVSWQYMILDEAQAIKSSASMRWKLLLGFSCRNRLLLSGTPIQNSMAELWALLHFIMPTLFDSHDEFNEWFSKDIESHAENKTTIDEKHLSRLHMILKPFMLRRIKKDVENELSDKIEIMVHCPLTIRQKLLYIALKKKIKIEELLHYSVGGESGHSVDKNFTSNLMNLVMQFRKVCNHPELFERRDVRSPFAMQVDDYHLPKLLAEECILVRSIPSKRHLLYNKLSVLSPEYVHHNTESFSFMRFMDLSPMDMYRIMLCGWLYTMLHIEECLDKYEKLRHRQFWWRRIEEAGVKEEQCTEDFGDYFDRVHLKHLLLISPNGDTLKRRKEDSLLWREFLFTDPLWGEGGPFYIHTEQTIHYMPETVEHRGLRTRNMKCEAQPEMLSEIKTEEGGVVPVEPRAAEAVEFPHTERAPRVMEHLQTHIPAFLCTAQQKASAHCREAFASSRSWAHSQERHRRGENDEGAALLRRLVDAARPPRGWAELQVPDKNQLVSDAGKLTVLDSLLKRLKESGHRVLIYSQMTKMIDLLEEYMWHRKHKYMRLDGSSKISARRDMVADFQARADIFVFLLSTRAGGLGINLTAADTVIFYDSDWNPTVDQQAMDRAHRLGQTKQVTVYRLICKGTIEERIMQRAREKSEIQRMVISGGNFKPDTLKPKEVVSLLLDDEEIELKYRQKSEEKKNEEKERKRKMGVLPVPSSVESKRPRESCSEPGSPLQVDDDSDTLVMDDAHPLPYSPPVRGSWSSRCRRAGSRRGRPRGSRHVPRDRRPDPPADNAQAVAAGAALLESDAPLEALEPPSCDRGRRGPGRPRLRTCRPPRPVTRRRRAREPLLVPLAPPP, translated from the exons ATGTCTGAAAAGTCTTTAGTGGGAAAAACGGCGTTAAAGCGTCATGAAGTTGCAAGACCTATACACATTCAAAGACTAGAGGCAGCTCTAGACATAAGACCCTTCGTAAATCAAGTGGAAGGGATACTGAATTCTGATGGGGACTCTGACAGTGAAGAAGATTCAGATGGCAAGTCTATGGCAAATGAAATGTCCAAAGGTGATAAGGACATGCATGGTGTTGTAACTACAAGACaag agaGGCAAAGCGATCAATTAAGACTATATAATTTGTCATCTGTGGGCGAGGAGAGGCAATGGTTAAGAGATGTCCTGCTGTCATCGGAATCGGAATCAAGTAGTGAAGATGATACACCAGCTGCTAAGGAAAGAAGGATAAAACTGTTACTTAAAGAgagatattttcataataaatatgcaaAGAGTTACTATAAGGATTCGGGG AACTCCCGCTACATGTACTATGGTGCGGGGTTATTATCTACTATCGACCGTTATCCTGAGCGGAGGATCAGTAGGCCTTTGCCCCCCGCACGAGGGCGCCGTGGCCGACCGGCCGAGCGGGGCTCCTCTAGGGGCCTCCAACGAAACAGGCGCGGCCGCGCCAAAGAGGGCCGTACTGACGGTAGCGATGCT CCAGATGGCGTTGATTGGGAGGAACAACTTCGTAATCTCAAAGAGGAAAATGATACAGATGAATTTACCATATCAGAGAAACCTGGACCCAG AGGTCGCAAAAAGTTATCATCCTTGAAAAGCCCAGAAGCCTTAACGGCTAGACGGAGGCGACACTGGCAGCTTTTAGTTAAAAAGGAGCTCGGGAAAGTTCAGAGATCAAGGACCGCGACACACAGGGAACTCATGCTGCAAAGGAAAAGACTGGCTACACTGTGCTGCAAGCATTGGAGGCATGTTGCAATGCaa tccCAGAAGAATATGAAGGAGACGGTATGGCGGTGTAAGCGTCTAAGTCGGGAGATGCAGGCTTACTGGAGGAGGTATGACCGAGCTGAGAGAGAGACCAGGAGGAGGCTGGAGAGAGAGGCGGAGGAACAGAGAAAG ATGGATGTGGAGCTGATGGAAGCGAAACGACAACGTCGCAAACTTAACTTCCTGATCACACAGACAGAACTGTACGCTCACTTCATGCAGCGGAAGTTGAACGCGACGGAAGACGTGGATGACGACACCGACCGGATATTGATGCAGTTGGACGAGGACAGAGATCCGAGGCTCTCGGCCATAGATAATTATGATAG TGAGGCCATGAAAGAGTTGGCGTCGCGGAACGCTCGCGAGGCGTTTCAAGCAGAGAGGGCTCGAACCTCCGCCCCGGAGGGAACAGACGAGAAAGAGAGACGGAGGGATCACGATCAACCAGAAATATTCAGGGGCACGTTGAAAGGATACCAGCTGAAAGGAATGAACTGGCTTGCTAACTTATATGACCAG GGTATAAGTGGTATATTAGCGGATGAAATGGGTCTCGGTAAAACTGTCCAATGCATAGCGTTTCTATGTCACGTGGCTGAGAGGCTAGGCGTGTGGGGGCCGTTCCTCGTCGTGTCGCCCGCATCAACATTACACAACTGGCAACAGGAGATGCAGAGATTCGTTCCGGATTTCAAAGTT GTTCCATACTGGGGCAGTCCGAGTGAGAGAAAGATCTTACGTCAGTTCTGGGAACGTAAAGACCTGCACACACCGCAGGCTGCTTTCCACGTGGTGGTGACGTCATACCAGATCGTTGTATCGGATTTGAAGTATCTGAACAGAGTGTCCTGGCAGTACATGATATTGGATGAGGCTCAGGCCATCAAGAGCTCAGCCAGCATGAGGTGGAAGCTGCTGCTAGGTTTCAGTTGCAGGAATAGGTTATTGCTATCgg GTACACCAATACAGAACAGTATGGCGGAACTTTGGGCGttactacattttataatgCCTACGTTGTTCGACTCGCACGATGAGTTCAACGAGTGGTTTTCAAAGGACATTGAGAGTCATGCAGAGAATAAAACTACCATAGATGAAA aacaTCTATCACGACTGCACATgattttaaaaccatttatGTTGCGTCGGATAAAGAAGGACGTTGAGAATGAATTGTCTGATAAAATTGAGATTATGGTACACTGCCCTCTGACTATAAGAcagaaattattgtatatag ctctaaagaaaaaaattaaaatagaagaaTTATTACATTACTCTGTCGGAGGAGAGTCGGGTCATAGTGTAGATAAGAATTTCACCTCGAATCTTATGAATTTGGTTATGCAATTTAGAAAG GTATGCAATCATCCGGAACTTTTTGAGAGAAGGGATGTCAGGTCGCCTTTTGCCATGCAAGTCGACGATTATCATTTACCAAAGTTATTAGCTGAAGAATGTATCCTAGTGAGGTCCATACCGTCCAAGCGACATCTGCTATACAACAAGTTGAGTGTCCTCAGCCCCGAGTACGTTCATCACAACACAGAGAGCTTCAGCTTCATGAGGTTCATGGATTTATCTCCCATGGACATGTATAGGATTATGCTGTGTGGATGGCTGTATAC gatGTTACATATAGAAGAATGTTTAGATAAATACGAAAAGCTTCGCCACAGACAGTTCTGGTGGAGGCGGATAGAAGAGGCTGGTGTTAAAGAAGAACAGTGCACAGAAGATTTCGGCGACTATTTTGACAGAGTTCATTTAAAACACTTATTACTAATCAGTCCGAATGGAGATACACTCAAGAGAAGGAAAGAGGACTCTTTGTTATGGAGGGAATTTCTATTCACTGATCCTCTATGGGGAGAAG gAGGTCCGTTTTACATTCACACCGAGCAAACCATACATTACATGCCTGAAACTGTCGAACACCGAGGGCTACGGACGAGGAATATGAAGTGTGAGGCGCAG CCGGAAATGCTGAGCGAGATCAAGACGGAGGAAGGCGGTGTGGTCCCTGTGGAGCCCCGCGCGGCGGAGGCGGTGGAGTTCCCTCACACGGAGCGTGCGCCCCGCGTTATGGAGCACCTTCAGACCCACATTCCGGCCTTCCTGTGTACCGCACAGCAGAAG GCGAGTGCGCATTGTCGCGAAGCGTTCGCCAGCAGTCGTAGCTGGGCGCACTCCCAAGAGAGACATCGGAGAGGAGAAAATGACGAGGGAGCGGCGCTACTACGACGACTGGTGGACGCCGCCCGCCCACCGCGGGGATGGGCGGAGCTACAAGTACCTG ATAAAAACCAGTTAGTTAGCGACGCGGGTAAACTGACAGTACTAGACTCGTTATTGAAAAGACTGAAGGAGAGCGGACATCGAGTCCTTATATACAGTCAGATGACGAAAATGATTGACTTGCTAGAG GAATATATGTGGCACAGGAAACACAAATACATGAGGTTGGACGGGTCTAGCAAAATATCTGCAAGACGCGACATGGTCGCTGATTTTcag GCTCGCGCAGATATATTCGTGTTCCTGCTCTCGACTCGCGCCGGCGGTCTCGGTATAAATCTAACAGCTGCCGATACT GTCATATTCTACGATTCTGATTGGAATCCAACGGTGGACCAACAAGCTATGGACCGGGCTCACAGACTGGGTCAGACTAAACAGGTCACTGTATACAGACTTATATGTAAAGGGACTATCGAAGAGAGAATCATGCAACGAGCTAGGGAGAAGAGTGAg ATTCAAAGGATGGTGATCAGCGGTGGTAACTTCAAACCGGACACGTTGAAGCCGAAGGAAGTCGTGTCGCTTCTATTGGACGATGAGGAGATTGAATTGAAAT atCGTCAGAAATCCGAGGAAAAGAAAAACGAAGAAAAGGAACGCAAAAGGAAGATGGGAGTGTTGCCAgtg CCATCATCCGTGGAGTCGAAGCGTCCTCGTGAGTCGTGTTCGGAGCCCGGAAGTCCGTTACAGGTCGACGATGACAGCGACACCCTCGTTATGGATGACGCACATCCGCTAC CGTATTCCCCTCCGGTCCGGGGTAGTTGGTCGTCTCGTTGCCGGCGCGCGGGTTCCCGGCGCGGGCGACCGCGTGGCTCCCGGCACGTGCCCCGGGACAGAAGACCGGACCCTCCCGCTGATAACGCTCAAGCCGTCGCCGctg